The following coding sequences are from one uncultured Tateyamaria sp. window:
- the polA gene encoding DNA polymerase I encodes MAFGKGCHLHLIDGSAFIFRAYHALPPLTRKSDGLPIGAVSGFCNMLHKYVEGNHGPDAPTHVAVIFDKGSHTFRNDMYDQYKANREAMPEDLRPQIPLTRAATEAFNIACKEKEGFEADDIIATLAVQARAAGGRVTIISSDKDLMQLVGDGVEMLDAMKNTRIDRDGVFEKFGVYPDRVVDVQALAGDSVDNVPGAPGIGVKTAALLINEYGDLDALLERAEEIKQPKRRQTLIDHADQIRLSRDLVRLDENTPLDFTLDDLEVQDADPEKLMPFLAEMEFRTLTRRIADQLGVDAPEIKEPSAPEAQDAPDAPGFEDSTYEHVQTADQLQGWIDLIYERGYVAVDTETTGLNEMTADLVGISLAVNPGHACYIPLTHKQGGDDLFGSDDLAEGQMPLDRALDMLKPVLEDDSILKIGQNMKYDAKIFARLNIHVAPIDDTMLLSYALHGGLHGHGMDTLSERYLGHTPIPIKPLLGSGKSAKTFDMVPVADAVAYAAEDADITLRLWQLLKPQLHRVQVTKVYETLERPMVHTLATMERSGIKVDRDTLSRMSNAFAQKMAGLEDEIYELAGRKFNVGSPKQLGEILFDEMGIEGGKKGKTGAYATGADVLEDLATMHELPARVLDWRQVSKLKSTYTDALQDHINPDTGRVHTSYSIAGASTGRLASTDPNLQNIPIRTEEGRRIREAFVSEQGKTLVALDYSQIELRILAHIADIPELKQAFKDGIDIHALTASEMFDVPLDEMTPDIRRKAKAINFGVIYGISGFGLARNLRIPRAEAQGFIDRYFERFPGIRTYMDDTKAFAREYGYVQTLFGRKIHTPNIADKGPRAGFAQRAAINAPIQGTAADVIRRAMIRMPAAIKDIPAAMLLQVHDELLFEVDDGAVDDLIGVAKNVMESANDPVVKLDVKLTVDAGQGQNWAEAH; translated from the coding sequence ATGGCGTTTGGCAAAGGGTGTCACCTGCATCTGATCGACGGATCGGCCTTTATCTTCCGCGCCTACCACGCGCTGCCCCCGCTCACCCGCAAGTCCGACGGGCTGCCCATCGGGGCGGTGTCCGGTTTTTGCAACATGCTGCACAAATATGTCGAGGGGAACCACGGCCCGGACGCGCCCACCCATGTTGCGGTGATCTTTGACAAGGGCAGCCACACCTTTCGCAACGACATGTATGACCAGTACAAGGCCAACCGCGAGGCGATGCCCGAGGACCTGCGCCCGCAGATCCCGCTGACACGGGCGGCCACCGAAGCCTTCAATATCGCCTGCAAGGAAAAAGAGGGGTTCGAGGCCGACGACATCATCGCCACCCTCGCCGTGCAGGCCCGCGCGGCGGGTGGCCGCGTCACCATCATCAGTTCCGACAAGGACCTGATGCAGCTTGTGGGCGACGGGGTGGAGATGCTGGACGCCATGAAGAACACCCGCATCGACCGCGACGGCGTGTTCGAGAAATTCGGCGTCTATCCCGACCGCGTGGTCGATGTGCAGGCGCTGGCGGGTGACAGCGTGGACAACGTGCCCGGCGCGCCGGGGATCGGGGTCAAGACCGCCGCCCTGCTGATCAACGAATACGGCGACCTTGACGCCCTTCTGGAACGCGCCGAGGAGATCAAGCAACCCAAGCGTCGCCAAACCCTGATCGATCACGCGGACCAGATCCGTCTGTCGCGCGACCTGGTTCGCCTCGATGAAAACACACCTCTCGACTTCACGCTTGATGACCTCGAAGTGCAGGATGCCGACCCCGAAAAACTCATGCCCTTCCTGGCCGAGATGGAGTTCCGCACCCTCACCCGCCGCATCGCCGATCAGCTTGGGGTCGACGCGCCCGAGATCAAGGAACCCAGCGCGCCCGAAGCGCAGGACGCGCCCGATGCCCCCGGTTTCGAAGACAGCACCTACGAACACGTGCAAACCGCGGACCAACTGCAAGGCTGGATCGACCTGATCTATGAGCGCGGGTACGTCGCCGTGGATACCGAAACAACCGGCCTCAACGAAATGACCGCCGATCTGGTGGGTATCTCGCTGGCGGTGAACCCCGGCCACGCGTGTTACATCCCGCTGACGCACAAGCAGGGGGGCGACGATCTTTTCGGCTCCGACGACCTGGCCGAGGGGCAGATGCCGCTGGACCGGGCGCTCGATATGCTCAAGCCCGTGCTCGAAGACGACAGCATCCTCAAGATCGGGCAGAACATGAAATACGACGCCAAGATCTTTGCGCGTCTGAATATCCACGTGGCGCCCATCGACGACACCATGCTCTTGTCCTATGCGCTGCACGGCGGGCTGCACGGGCACGGAATGGACACGCTGTCGGAACGCTACCTCGGCCACACGCCGATCCCGATCAAACCGCTGCTGGGGTCAGGCAAATCGGCAAAGACCTTCGACATGGTGCCCGTGGCCGATGCGGTGGCGTACGCCGCCGAGGATGCCGACATCACCCTGCGGCTCTGGCAGCTTCTCAAACCACAACTGCACCGCGTACAGGTGACGAAAGTCTACGAAACGCTGGAACGGCCTATGGTGCACACACTCGCAACCATGGAACGCTCCGGAATCAAAGTGGACCGCGACACACTCTCCCGCATGTCCAACGCCTTCGCCCAGAAAATGGCGGGGCTCGAGGATGAGATCTACGAACTCGCCGGGCGCAAGTTCAACGTCGGCTCGCCCAAGCAGCTTGGCGAAATCCTGTTCGACGAAATGGGGATCGAAGGCGGCAAGAAGGGCAAGACAGGGGCCTATGCCACCGGTGCCGACGTGCTCGAAGACCTTGCAACGATGCATGAACTGCCCGCCCGCGTGCTTGACTGGCGGCAAGTGTCCAAACTGAAATCCACCTACACGGACGCGCTTCAGGACCACATCAACCCCGACACGGGCCGCGTGCACACGTCCTATTCCATCGCGGGGGCGTCCACAGGCCGGCTCGCCTCCACCGATCCCAATCTGCAAAACATACCAATCCGTACGGAAGAAGGGCGGCGCATTCGCGAGGCATTTGTGTCTGAACAGGGCAAGACGCTCGTCGCGCTCGATTACTCCCAGATCGAACTGCGCATCCTCGCCCACATCGCCGACATCCCGGAACTGAAGCAGGCGTTCAAGGACGGTATCGACATCCACGCACTCACGGCCAGCGAAATGTTCGACGTGCCCCTGGACGAGATGACGCCCGATATCCGCCGCAAGGCGAAGGCGATCAACTTCGGGGTCATCTACGGCATTTCGGGCTTTGGCCTTGCGCGCAACCTGCGCATCCCGCGGGCCGAGGCGCAGGGCTTCATCGACCGCTACTTCGAACGCTTCCCCGGTATCCGCACCTACATGGACGACACCAAGGCGTTCGCCAGGGAATACGGCTATGTCCAGACGCTGTTCGGGCGCAAGATCCACACGCCCAACATCGCCGACAAGGGCCCCCGGGCCGGTTTCGCGCAACGCGCCGCGATCAACGCGCCCATCCAGGGGACGGCCGCCGACGTCATCCGCCGCGCCATGATCCGCATGCCCGCCGCGATCAAGGACATTCCTGCTGCGATGTTGTTGCAGGTGCATGACGAAT